In one Flavobacteriales bacterium genomic region, the following are encoded:
- a CDS encoding acyl-CoA desaturase, which produces MRQQGQVKFVPKDRSAFHATLRQRVDEHFRTTGRSRHANAAMIVKTVVLLTMYLAPFVLLLTLQPGAGASIALWAIMGFGLAGIGMSVMHDANHGAYSANERVNWWLGHTLNLLGGSTHNWKLQHNILHHTYTNITHVDDDIADRLVLKFSPHTGKRWYHRFQWLYATLFYGLLTLYWVVAKDFVQFKQYAARGVMAGSASAKRSALLRIIGLKVVYLALVIGLPLALGLPWLQVVLGFLLMHFIAGAILTLVFQLAHTVEGTDHPLPDAHGVIADDWAAHQLRTTVDFSPGNGLLSWYVGGLNYQIEHHLFPRIAHVHYPDIAPIVERTAREFGLPYMVNPTLLSALRSHFALMRRIGLPSLNEAIG; this is translated from the coding sequence ATGCGTCAACAAGGCCAGGTCAAGTTCGTCCCGAAGGACCGTTCCGCTTTCCATGCCACCCTTCGGCAGCGCGTGGATGAGCATTTCCGCACCACCGGCCGCAGCCGGCACGCCAATGCGGCCATGATCGTGAAGACGGTGGTGCTGCTCACCATGTACCTGGCGCCCTTCGTGCTGCTGCTCACCCTGCAGCCGGGCGCGGGGGCCTCCATCGCCTTGTGGGCCATCATGGGCTTCGGGCTGGCCGGCATCGGCATGAGCGTGATGCACGATGCCAACCATGGCGCCTATTCCGCCAACGAGCGCGTGAACTGGTGGCTGGGCCACACGCTGAACCTGCTCGGCGGCAGCACCCACAACTGGAAGCTGCAGCACAACATCCTGCACCACACCTACACCAACATCACGCACGTCGACGACGACATCGCCGACCGCCTGGTGCTGAAGTTCTCGCCGCACACCGGCAAGCGCTGGTACCACCGCTTCCAATGGCTCTATGCCACCCTCTTCTATGGCTTGCTCACGCTCTATTGGGTGGTGGCCAAGGACTTCGTGCAGTTCAAGCAGTACGCGGCGCGCGGCGTGATGGCGGGAAGCGCCAGCGCGAAGCGCAGCGCCCTGCTGCGCATCATCGGGCTCAAGGTGGTGTACCTCGCCCTCGTCATCGGGCTGCCCCTCGCGCTGGGCCTGCCCTGGCTGCAGGTGGTCCTGGGCTTCCTGCTCATGCACTTCATCGCGGGCGCCATCCTCACCCTTGTGTTCCAATTGGCGCATACCGTCGAGGGCACGGACCATCCGCTGCCCGACGCGCACGGCGTGATCGCCGACGACTGGGCTGCGCACCAGCTGCGCACCACGGTCGACTTCAGTCCGGGCAACGGCCTGCTCAGCTGGTACGTGGGCGGGCTCAACTACCAGATCGAGCACCACCTCTTCCCGCGCATCGCCCACGTGCATTACCCGGACATCGCGCCCATCGTGGAGCGCACCGCGCGCGAATTCGGGCTGCCCTACATGGTGAACCCCACCCTGCTCAGCGCGCTGCGCTCGCACTTCGCGCTCATGCGGAGGATCGGGCTTCCGAGCTTGAATGAGGCGATCGGGTAG
- a CDS encoding T9SS type A sorting domain-containing protein, whose protein sequence is MIEELKRATSGVATLVVATLGLAQQPFNLDMGFRTSIQQVSVNSVLPLPDGNVLISGMFRYPGDASWRTGARLMQDGALDPTFPAYPSMGGRITPWQDKIYVGLSQTVRRLLLNGNVDPSFQHLNANAPLFSSLQGGDYHVYPDGRIVISGAHTLNDPEHGFVGLYNLIWFTNTGQLDTTKHHRRCDEVLFEFEEQPDGKFLCSGTMTEYEGVPVSPVFRVHPDGGLDPSFSPVLQSWGGAYKFLTLADGRILAGGLFKLPGNDTIYSLLRFMPDGSIDPTFNLLDFGVAFNPNSDLPSVRDIHLLSDGRMIVTGWFDRIDGQTRGGIAMLSADGALLPGVFEGEGCGMYNYNGTLYLVVAGIAPSFDGSYYIHGAYHGYDDGTTNDPTQRFVSRLYGLDVGVREHEEISFTLYPNPASASVTLELGQLPAASVLLLRDALGREVLRERVTTHQHTLGLHGLGSGVYLMELWSKGRRVGDERVVVE, encoded by the coding sequence GTGATCGAGGAACTCAAACGAGCAACGTCTGGCGTGGCCACCCTGGTGGTGGCCACGCTGGGCCTTGCCCAACAGCCCTTCAATCTGGATATGGGCTTCAGGACGAGCATACAACAGGTTTCCGTGAATAGTGTTCTTCCATTGCCGGATGGGAATGTTCTGATTTCCGGCATGTTTCGGTATCCGGGTGATGCATCTTGGAGAACTGGTGCGCGCTTGATGCAGGACGGAGCTTTGGACCCCACCTTCCCAGCTTACCCCTCTATGGGTGGTAGGATTACGCCGTGGCAGGATAAGATCTATGTCGGTCTTTCGCAGACCGTTCGGAGGTTGCTTCTGAATGGCAATGTGGATCCTTCGTTTCAACATCTAAACGCTAATGCTCCACTATTTTCCTCGCTCCAAGGCGGGGACTACCATGTGTACCCCGATGGGCGCATCGTGATCAGCGGTGCGCACACGCTGAACGACCCGGAGCATGGCTTCGTGGGCTTGTACAACCTGATCTGGTTCACCAATACGGGCCAGTTGGATACCACCAAGCACCACCGGCGATGCGACGAGGTGCTCTTCGAGTTCGAGGAGCAGCCGGATGGGAAGTTCCTGTGCTCGGGAACGATGACCGAGTATGAAGGAGTCCCGGTTAGTCCTGTTTTCCGAGTGCATCCTGACGGCGGATTGGACCCGTCGTTCAGCCCCGTCCTGCAGTCGTGGGGAGGCGCTTACAAGTTCCTGACCCTTGCGGATGGGCGCATACTGGCGGGCGGCTTGTTCAAGCTTCCCGGCAACGACACGATTTACAGCCTTTTGCGGTTCATGCCGGATGGCTCCATCGACCCAACCTTCAACCTGCTTGACTTCGGGGTTGCCTTCAATCCGAACAGCGATTTGCCAAGTGTTAGGGATATTCACTTGCTGAGCGATGGCCGCATGATCGTGACGGGCTGGTTTGATCGGATAGACGGCCAGACCCGCGGGGGCATCGCGATGCTATCGGCTGATGGAGCGTTGCTGCCTGGTGTATTCGAGGGCGAAGGATGCGGCATGTACAACTACAATGGCACATTATATCTGGTTGTTGCAGGCATTGCACCCTCGTTCGATGGCAGCTACTACATCCACGGTGCCTACCACGGCTACGACGATGGCACCACCAACGACCCCACGCAGCGCTTCGTGAGCAGGCTGTACGGGTTGGATGTGGGGGTGCGGGAGCACGAGGAGATCAGTTTCACGCTCTACCCCAACCCGGCCAGTGCATCGGTCACGCTCGAATTGGGGCAATTGCCTGCTGCTAGCGTTCTGTTGCTGCGCGATGCGCTGGGACGCGAAGTGCTACGCGAGCGCGTGACCACCCACCAGCACACGCTGGGCCTGCACGGGCTGGGCAGCGGCGTGTACCTGATGGAGCTGTGGAGCAAGGGGCGGCGGGTGGGGGATGAGCGGGTTGTTGTGGAGTAG